A portion of the Punica granatum isolate Tunisia-2019 chromosome 7, ASM765513v2, whole genome shotgun sequence genome contains these proteins:
- the LOC116213605 gene encoding uncharacterized protein LOC116213605, with the protein MEESGIVPMAVPMEGVKAGRVLRKSIHVFLQHYHYFTMTSALIAFPFSVSFLLSQDFVLSSPSSSLLSSLYAGFSSLFRAANFPLSGFSGFFSTANLKLSQTLSSSLLTLPFTLTFLLFTKASIVQSLGGAGASLASTYFPILQTYVCTWVVLLSANATAFFLMFFAFSILESISSSQHTLFISAAASAVLYSVILANAIVVCNLGLILSGVERICGSLAIVKAFVMIRGRASTALSLAVPLNIALAATEALFQFRVTRNFHRMGTPSFPMFVEGLFIAYLYSVLIVLETIVNLMFFKSCRVEDSLAELEEGHHHWQIQIPDGGFDFPNSLNSYKQANDQSRP; encoded by the coding sequence ATGGAAGAATCAGGAATAGTTCCAATGGCTGTTCCAATGGAGGGAGTGAAAGCTGGCAGAGTCCTGAGGAAGTCAATCCATGTCTTCCTCCAGCACTATCACTACTTCACCATGACTTCTGCTCTGATTGCATTCCCTTTCTCAGTCTCCTTCCTCCTTTCTCAGGACTTTGTCCTCTCTTCTCCATCATCTTCCCTCCTCTCTTCACTATACGCCGGATTCAGCTCCCTCTTTCGAGCTGCGAACTTCCCTCTTTCGGGTTTCTCCGGGTTCTTCTCCACTGCCAACCTCAAGCTCTCTCAGACGctctcctcctccctcctcaCCCTCCCCTTCACCCTCACCTTCCTCCTCTTCACAAAGGCCTCGATCGTCCAGTCCCTCGGGGGAGCGGGAGCTTCTCTCGCCTCGACTTACTTCCCGATCCTTCAGACATACGTATGCACCTGGGTCGTTCTTCTCTCGGCTAATGCTACGGCATTTTTCCTCATGTTCTTCGCCTTCAGCATCCTCGAGAGCATCTCGTCTTCTCAGCACACCCTTTTCATTTCGGCTGCGGCTTCAGCAGTTCTTTATTCGGTTATCCTTGCGAACGCCATCGTGGTCTGCAACCTGGGGCTGATCTTATCGGGAGTAGAGAGGATCTGCGGGTCGCTCGCTATTGTCAAAGCCTTCGTTATGATCAGAGGAAGGGCCTCGACTGCTCTTTCATTGGCAGTGCCTTTAAATATTGCTCTTGCAGCAACTGAAGCCCTGTTCCAGTTCCGAGTTACGAGGAACTTCCACAGGATGGGGACCCCGAGCTTTCCGATGTTCGTGGAAGGGTTGTTCATTGCTTACTTGTACTCGGTCCTCATTGTACTCGAAACCATTGTGAACCTGATGTTCTTCAAGAGCTGCAGAGTTGAAGACTCTCTCGCAGAGTTGGAAGAAGGACACCACCATTGGCAGATCCAAATACCAGACGGAGGATTCGACTTCCCCAACTCTCTGAATAGCTACAAACAAGCAAACGATCAGTCACGCCCGTGA